TACCGAGCAAGGCTGGATGACCATGACATACGCACCTAAAAGAAGTTTCCGAATTAGGGTCATATGTGCGGTTTTTATATTTGTAGttaaagttatggccaaaatatTGATACATATTCGAAACTTTTTCAATTAGAAAAAGATCATAGTTATCTGTTATCTTTGAGCCGATATGCCAAATCAAGATATCTCAGTACCATCAACGTGTCATCTAACAACTCAGTATCATCTGACTTGGATCATACTGCATCATTATATCatgcataaatatttatatacccAGGACCTATGATGCAATATCCACTTTTTAGCAACTCTGCTAGCCTGGTTGATTATACACAAAAGTTAATTTTGTTCGGGAAAGTGGGAAAACAAACAGTGCAGCAAAAGTAAGGCATAATAAAGCTAGTAGTGGGGTGTCGTCCCATCTGACTGACCCATTCTTCAGCGCAATGAGTTGTTGAGTTCGGTAAATGATGCTTAGTGTTTACTGCCATTTCTTGGgtaaattttcaaacagattGTTAATTTCTGTGTCCTCTTTTTTTGACTGTACGGAGAAAGTTGCTATTTATCCTTATCATGTCTCACCAACCACGCCTCATTGAGTTGGCCATAGCCGTTGTGTTTGGTTTAAAGTTGTATCACTTCTAAAGTTCTCTCTTAATTGGCAAGTTTGCtccaaaaagaaaagtaaagcaGCAGTTAGGTAGGTTTTTCCAGGGccattgttttggtttttgaagTTTAACCAACACATTCAAATCTAAATAGTGCATCAGAAAAAAGGGTAACACAGATGTATATGGTTTTCTTcttcattaaatatttaatttctttgctTTGGATTTAAGTTGAAATCATACTCTCTGCTTGAGCATCACATCAGAACCTCTTCCTATCTATCTGTTTCTTATATCTATCTGTATATAAATGAAGCAGTTGGCTGTTCTTTCTCCATATTCAAACCAAGCACATTCCAGTACTCCTCTTGGTTTAACTAAATATAGCAATCTCTTTCTAGTTATCTCAAAACATGATGGCAAACGTTCTTGCATGTCTGGTCATCTTTGCTGCAATCTTCAGCTCTGCTGTCTCATCCGATCCTGACTCCCTTCAGGATCTCTGTGTTGCTGCTCCCACTTCaggtatatgatatgatatgatatttaTTTGAATGCTCATGAGGggtagatatatattttattgggttgAATGTACTTTCTtatatacgtacgtacgtactcaTTCATGCAACAGGTAAAAAGGTGAACGGATTTTTATGCAAGGACGAGGCAAATGTAACGGCAGCTGATTTCACATTCGACGGTCTGGCTAAGCCAGGACTTATTAACAACTCGTTTGGTTCAGTTGCAAAGCCAGCCAACGTGGATCAGATTCCAGGTCTCAACACCCTGGGGGTGTCGATGGCGCGAATCGACTATGCCCCCGGTGGACTTAACCCTCCTCACACCCACCCGCGTGGCACTGAGATCGTGTTCGTGCTGGAAGGCGAGCTGGAAGTGGGCTTCATCACCACAGCAAACAAGCTAATCGCCAAGACCATCAAGAAAGGTGAAATCTTTCTGTTTCCCAAGGGACTGGTCCATTTTCAGAAGAACAACGGCGAGAAGCCCGCTTCAGTGATCGCGGCCTTCAATAGCCAATTACCCGGCACCCAAGTCATTGCTCCGACACTATTCACGGCAACACCACCCGTGCCAGACGATGTGTTGGCTATAGCCTTTCAGGTTGGTAACAAAGACATTGACAAAATCAAAGCAAAGCTGGCTCCCAAGAAGAAGTAGTACAGAAGTATAAGTACTAGAGACCATTTACCTTGCAAATTCTTTTCATCCCTATGTATAAACATGTGAGTCTAATATGGCGTATATTGGAGGAcagattttgaataaaattggaTATCTGCAATGATGTGCGTGAAAGAGTTTCTAATTCAAagcaaaagagaataaaattgtCCTTCAATTGTGACATGGTCTATCAATGGGTAGAGGAGTTCAGAGATGCTTAGGAATTAAATTCCCTTCATCCGTGCATGCAGGTAGTGTTGCTGGTAATCAGCGGTCGAGATATCCATTTCATGGTAGATAAAAGTGGATTTGATTAGAAGAAAGATAAAAGTGGATCAGCTAGCATTAATGccataataattatatgttaatGCGCGCAGCTAATTAAACCACTGAAATTAATCTACTCCATTGATTCTATATTTCGGCTGCTATTGGTGCATCTAAAATtgagttatataaatatatattattataatttgacAATACCTAAACCGtcaaattataataattcaTACATTTAATTAAAGTTTTGACTGTTAAAGTCCACAAAAATAAAGCATGTGACACAATCTTTAATAAATGTAGGATATATAGGCTCGTTTGGTTGTTAGGCTCAACTGaactcaatttaatttaattttaaactgagtttAAAATTGATATCCAATCATCCAACTCGCAAATTACTAAATccatttcaattcaaaatctctttacgtgagactcacaacttttttcaaat
This genomic window from Carya illinoinensis cultivar Pawnee chromosome 7, C.illinoinensisPawnee_v1, whole genome shotgun sequence contains:
- the LOC122314887 gene encoding germin-like protein subfamily 2 member 4, with product MMANVLACLVIFAAIFSSAVSSDPDSLQDLCVAAPTSGKKVNGFLCKDEANVTAADFTFDGLAKPGLINNSFGSVAKPANVDQIPGLNTLGVSMARIDYAPGGLNPPHTHPRGTEIVFVLEGELEVGFITTANKLIAKTIKKGEIFLFPKGLVHFQKNNGEKPASVIAAFNSQLPGTQVIAPTLFTATPPVPDDVLAIAFQVGNKDIDKIKAKLAPKKK